Proteins from a single region of Haloplanus sp. GDY1:
- a CDS encoding inorganic phosphate transporter: protein MIGPLLLVGFAVALFVGFNIGGSNTGPAFGPAVGAGVISKLFAGALMAVFFSVGAWTIGRRVVNTLGRELVTDPGVFTVESSIVVLFFIGGALFVGNYVGVPASTSMTAVGAIAGLGVAAGELDWAVMGEIAVWWIVAPLVGFWVSGVVGRYFYPTINRWVAVEQSDGPLLTLDRSGSLPLPQSGPNTTRREVAGTTVVVSIGCLMAFSSGTSNIANAIAPLYGAGIDLNLLIVLGCAAVTVGALTIARRTLDTLGNDITDLPLTAAIVVAVISSGIVIGLSAIGIPASFVIIATMSIVGLGWGRATRSITVSEGVRGEKRPNVSVGALTTEDPGEEAPGIGEEEPEDTPSAAELFNPETTGRVVLMQNVVPILSTVGAYATFRLLFAVWW, encoded by the coding sequence ATGATCGGACCCCTCCTCCTCGTCGGGTTCGCGGTGGCGCTGTTCGTCGGCTTCAACATCGGCGGCTCGAACACCGGGCCGGCGTTCGGCCCGGCGGTCGGCGCGGGCGTCATCTCGAAACTGTTCGCGGGCGCGCTCATGGCCGTCTTCTTCTCGGTCGGCGCGTGGACCATCGGCCGCCGCGTGGTGAACACGCTCGGGCGAGAACTGGTGACCGACCCCGGCGTCTTCACCGTCGAGAGCAGCATCGTCGTCCTCTTTTTCATCGGCGGCGCGCTGTTCGTCGGCAACTACGTCGGCGTCCCGGCCTCCACGTCGATGACGGCCGTCGGCGCCATCGCCGGCCTGGGCGTCGCGGCGGGCGAACTCGACTGGGCCGTCATGGGCGAAATCGCCGTCTGGTGGATCGTCGCCCCCCTCGTCGGCTTCTGGGTCTCGGGCGTCGTCGGCCGCTACTTCTACCCGACGATCAACCGCTGGGTCGCGGTCGAGCAGAGCGACGGCCCGCTCTTGACCCTGGATCGCTCCGGATCGCTCCCGCTCCCGCAGTCGGGGCCGAACACAACCCGCCGGGAGGTGGCGGGAACGACCGTCGTCGTCAGCATCGGCTGTCTGATGGCCTTCTCCTCGGGCACCTCGAACATCGCCAACGCCATCGCGCCGCTGTACGGCGCCGGGATCGATCTGAACCTCCTGATCGTCCTCGGCTGTGCCGCCGTCACCGTCGGCGCCCTCACCATCGCCCGCCGGACGCTCGACACCCTCGGCAACGACATCACCGACCTCCCACTCACCGCGGCCATCGTCGTCGCCGTCATCTCCTCGGGCATCGTCATCGGGCTGTCGGCAATCGGCATCCCCGCCTCCTTCGTCATCATCGCCACCATGTCCATCGTCGGCCTGGGGTGGGGGCGGGCCACCCGCTCCATCACCGTCTCCGAGGGTGTGCGCGGCGAGAAGCGGCCGAACGTCTCCGTCGGCGCGCTCACCACGGAGGACCCGGGCGAGGAGGCGCCGGGCATCGGCGAGGAGGAACCCGAGGACACGCCCAGCGCCGCCGAACTGTTCAACCCCGAGACGACGGGCCGGGTCGTCCTCATGCAGAACGTGGTGCCCATCCTCTCGACGGTCGGCGCGTACGCGACGTTCCGCCTCCTGTTCGCGGTCTGGTGGTGA
- a CDS encoding 1,4-dihydroxy-2-naphthoyl-CoA synthase has translation MVSDLFDPDRWTAVTDEFSDVTYHRADDVPAVRIAIDRPEVRNAFRPRTVDELYAALDHARQQADVGTVLLTGNGPSPKDGGWAFSAGGDQAIRGESGYEYREDEAGDTADGADTGDAELDADTPTVGRLHVLEVQRLIRFMPKPVVAVVPGWAVGGGHSLHVVCDLTLASEEHAKFLQTDPDVASFDGGFGSAYLARQVGQKKAREIFFLGKTYDAAEAAEMGMVNEAVPHGDLEDVALEWAETMTKKSPTAMRMLKYAFNLVDDGLVGQQVFSGEATRLAYMTDEASEGRDAFLDGREPDFSDVPWHY, from the coding sequence ATGGTTTCCGACCTCTTCGACCCCGACCGGTGGACGGCCGTCACCGACGAGTTCAGTGACGTGACCTACCATCGCGCGGACGACGTGCCGGCGGTGCGGATCGCCATCGACCGGCCCGAGGTGCGCAACGCCTTCCGCCCCCGCACCGTCGACGAACTCTACGCGGCGCTGGATCACGCCCGCCAGCAGGCCGACGTGGGCACGGTCCTTCTGACGGGCAACGGCCCGTCGCCGAAGGACGGCGGCTGGGCCTTCTCCGCGGGCGGCGATCAGGCCATCCGCGGGGAGTCGGGCTACGAGTACCGCGAGGACGAGGCCGGTGACACCGCCGACGGGGCCGACACCGGCGACGCCGAACTCGACGCCGACACGCCGACCGTCGGACGACTCCACGTCCTCGAGGTCCAGCGGCTGATCCGCTTCATGCCCAAACCCGTCGTCGCCGTCGTCCCGGGGTGGGCCGTCGGCGGCGGCCACTCCCTGCACGTCGTCTGTGACCTGACCCTCGCGAGCGAGGAGCACGCGAAGTTCCTCCAGACCGACCCCGACGTCGCCTCCTTCGACGGCGGGTTCGGCTCCGCCTACCTCGCCAGACAGGTCGGCCAGAAGAAGGCACGGGAGATATTCTTCCTCGGCAAGACCTACGACGCCGCGGAGGCGGCGGAGATGGGCATGGTCAACGAGGCGGTGCCCCACGGCGACCTGGAGGACGTCGCCCTGGAGTGGGCCGAGACCATGACGAAAAAGAGCCCGACCGCGATGCGCATGCTGAAGTACGCGTTCAACCTCGTGGACGACGGACTGGTCGGCCAGCAGGTGTTCTCCGGCGAGGCGACCCGGCTGGCGTACATGACCGACGAGGCGAGCGAGGGTCGGGACGCGTTTCTCGACGGCCGGGAGCCGGACTTCTCCGACGTGCCGTGGCACTACTGA
- the menD gene encoding 2-succinyl-5-enolpyruvyl-6-hydroxy-3-cyclohexene-1-carboxylic-acid synthase, with product MSAPNRNALWGRALVDELARAGVDAVVVSPGSRSTPLVTAVAEHDDLRAFSVLDERSAAYFALGRARRTGEVTPLICTSGTAAANYHPAVVEADRGRVPLLLLTADRPPELHDSGANQTVDQEKLYGDAVRWYADLPEPEAEARKLRSLRTTAARAVAEATGTPSGPVHLNCRFRKPLEPTPVEGDVPPDLDPLAAAGRDDDRPFVKTTAGTPQLDRADLRPLVEALSVGRGLIVAGPADPPGVDPEAVTALAHATGFPILADPLSGLRFGGHTRVTTTVGGYDGYLDPRVTDDWPDPEAVLRIGASPTSKRLRTYLSRTDARQFVVDPAGGWREAAFRATDLVVADPSRLAARLAELVAGPDDPGWRERWAEADRVHRDVVGDATGDGDGGYFEGAVLADVADLAPEPSTLVVSNSNPVRDADRYAGPAAANYTVLGNRGASGIDGVVSTGFGAGSATTDGLTLVVGDLAYHHDGNGLLSALRCAVDATVVLVNNDGGGIFHRLPIESFDPPFTESFRTPHGLDFEPTADLYDLDHAAVDDREGFRAAYADAVATDGTEVIEVRTDAEASQRTRERLVEETVAELVE from the coding sequence ATGAGCGCGCCGAACCGGAACGCCCTCTGGGGGCGGGCGCTGGTCGACGAACTCGCGCGTGCCGGCGTCGACGCCGTCGTCGTCTCGCCGGGCAGTCGCTCCACGCCCCTGGTCACCGCCGTCGCCGAACACGACGACCTGCGGGCCTTCTCCGTCCTCGACGAGCGCTCGGCCGCGTACTTCGCGCTCGGCCGCGCGAGGCGAACGGGTGAGGTGACGCCGCTGATCTGCACCTCGGGCACCGCGGCGGCGAACTACCACCCCGCGGTCGTCGAGGCCGACCGGGGGCGGGTCCCGCTGCTCCTCCTCACCGCCGACCGCCCGCCCGAACTCCACGACAGCGGCGCCAACCAGACCGTCGATCAGGAGAAACTCTACGGCGACGCCGTCCGCTGGTACGCCGACCTGCCCGAACCCGAAGCCGAGGCGCGGAAGCTCCGCTCGCTGCGGACGACCGCCGCCCGCGCCGTCGCCGAGGCGACGGGGACCCCCTCGGGACCGGTCCACCTCAACTGCCGGTTCCGGAAGCCGCTGGAGCCGACGCCCGTCGAGGGCGACGTGCCCCCGGATCTCGACCCCCTCGCCGCGGCCGGCCGCGACGACGACCGACCGTTCGTGAAGACGACCGCGGGGACGCCGCAACTGGATCGGGCCGACCTCCGGCCGCTCGTCGAGGCGCTGTCGGTGGGGCGCGGCCTGATCGTCGCCGGCCCCGCGGACCCGCCGGGCGTCGACCCGGAGGCGGTCACCGCCCTCGCACACGCGACGGGCTTTCCGATCCTCGCGGACCCGCTCTCGGGGCTGCGGTTCGGCGGCCACACCCGCGTGACGACGACCGTCGGCGGCTACGACGGCTACCTCGACCCCCGTGTGACCGACGACTGGCCCGACCCCGAGGCGGTCCTCCGGATCGGCGCCTCGCCCACCTCGAAGCGCCTCCGGACGTACCTGTCCCGGACCGACGCGCGGCAGTTCGTCGTCGACCCCGCGGGCGGGTGGCGCGAGGCGGCGTTCCGGGCGACCGACCTCGTGGTCGCGGACCCCTCCCGGCTCGCGGCCCGCCTCGCGGAACTCGTCGCCGGTCCGGACGACCCCGGGTGGCGCGAGCGGTGGGCCGAGGCCGACCGGGTCCACCGGGACGTCGTCGGCGACGCGACGGGCGACGGCGACGGCGGCTACTTCGAGGGGGCCGTCCTCGCGGACGTGGCCGACCTCGCGCCCGAACCGTCGACGCTCGTCGTCTCGAACTCGAACCCCGTCCGCGACGCCGACCGGTACGCCGGGCCGGCGGCCGCGAACTACACCGTCCTCGGCAACCGCGGGGCTTCGGGCATCGACGGCGTCGTCTCCACCGGCTTCGGCGCCGGGAGCGCCACGACCGACGGCCTCACGCTCGTCGTCGGCGACCTGGCGTACCACCACGACGGCAACGGCCTGCTGTCGGCGCTCCGGTGCGCCGTCGACGCGACGGTCGTGTTGGTGAACAACGACGGCGGCGGCATCTTCCATCGCCTCCCCATCGAGTCGTTCGATCCCCCCTTCACCGAGTCGTTCCGGACGCCACACGGCCTCGACTTCGAGCCGACGGCCGACCTCTACGACCTCGACCACGCGGCCGTCGACGACCGCGAGGGCTTCCGGGCGGCGTACGCCGACGCCGTCGCCACCGACGGCACGGAGGTGATCGAGGTGCGGACGGACGCCGAGGCGAGCCAGCGGACGCGGGAGCGTCTGGTCGAGGAGACGGTGGCCGAACTGGTCGAGTGA
- a CDS encoding isochorismate synthase encodes MGVPRSDEAGARLVSRSIRASVPSLRAALDALPAPRTFWTAPDEATVVAGGVAAAITADGRDRFAAIREGVDRVLRSGDVHAGTEAACPRLFGGFAFHDDSGDDDVWADFPGARFVLPRVQVTETDRGTWLTVNAVGPDATADAVEDRLDEERERLAGLDAFDPGPPPEIVSRTRTTPRADWRESVEAAVERIRDGDLRKVVLAQALEVTLDRPLSVPDVLARLGSTYPDCYRFLVEPTPDPDRPSFFGATPERLVGLHGRTVTTGALAGTTGRGDTPAEDDWLAEELLGDEKNVHEHELVAETIREQLAPFASSITAGERRVRRLETVQHLSTPITATLDRDAHVLDLVEALHPTPAVGGLPPERALATIRETEPFDRGWYAAPVGWVDAAGNGTFAVAIRSALSRDTSTTLFAGVGVVADSDPDREWDEVQLKYRPILDELER; translated from the coding sequence ATGGGTGTCCCGCGAAGCGACGAGGCGGGAGCGCGTCTCGTCAGTCGGTCGATCAGGGCGTCGGTCCCCTCGCTCCGCGCCGCCCTCGACGCGCTGCCGGCGCCGCGGACGTTCTGGACCGCCCCCGACGAGGCGACGGTCGTCGCCGGCGGCGTCGCCGCCGCCATCACCGCCGACGGCCGGGACCGGTTCGCCGCGATCCGGGAGGGCGTCGACCGGGTGTTGCGCTCGGGCGACGTCCACGCCGGCACCGAGGCGGCCTGTCCCCGCCTGTTCGGCGGCTTCGCCTTCCACGACGACTCCGGCGACGACGACGTGTGGGCCGACTTCCCCGGCGCGCGCTTCGTCCTCCCGCGCGTGCAGGTGACCGAGACGGATCGTGGGACGTGGCTGACCGTCAACGCCGTCGGTCCCGACGCGACGGCCGACGCCGTCGAGGACCGCCTCGACGAGGAGCGCGAGCGACTGGCCGGCCTGGACGCGTTCGACCCCGGCCCGCCGCCCGAAATCGTCTCGCGGACGCGGACGACCCCCCGGGCCGACTGGCGGGAGTCAGTCGAGGCCGCCGTCGAGCGCATCCGCGACGGCGACCTCCGGAAGGTCGTCCTCGCGCAGGCGCTCGAGGTGACCCTCGACCGGCCGCTCTCGGTGCCCGACGTGCTCGCCCGCCTCGGCTCGACGTACCCCGACTGCTACCGGTTCCTCGTCGAACCGACCCCCGATCCCGACCGGCCGAGTTTCTTCGGCGCCACGCCCGAACGCCTGGTGGGACTCCACGGCCGGACGGTCACGACGGGCGCGCTCGCCGGCACGACCGGTCGGGGCGACACGCCCGCCGAGGACGACTGGCTGGCCGAGGAGCTGCTCGGAGACGAGAAGAACGTCCACGAACACGAACTCGTCGCGGAGACCATCCGCGAACAGCTGGCGCCGTTCGCGTCCTCGATCACGGCCGGCGAGCGCCGCGTCCGCCGGCTGGAGACGGTCCAGCACCTCTCGACCCCCATCACGGCGACGCTGGACCGCGACGCGCACGTCCTCGACCTGGTCGAGGCGCTGCACCCGACGCCCGCCGTGGGGGGGCTGCCGCCCGAGCGCGCGCTGGCGACCATCCGCGAGACGGAGCCGTTCGACCGCGGGTGGTACGCCGCGCCGGTCGGCTGGGTCGACGCCGCCGGCAACGGTACCTTCGCGGTCGCCATCCGCTCGGCGCTCTCGCGGGACACCTCGACGACGCTCTTCGCCGGCGTCGGGGTCGTCGCCGACTCCGACCCCGACCGGGAGTGGGACGAAGTGCAACTGAAGTACCGACCGATCCTCGACGAACTCGAACGATGA
- a CDS encoding molybdopterin-dependent oxidoreductase: protein MVEDRTELYREFGDERLPPGQHRTESFPVLSKGNVPRVTREEWSLSVRGAVEDPVTLDWEAFTDLGVETQRQDFHCVTGWSRFDCAFTGVSLATVADHVGVESDAVHVRFHAADDYTTDLPLDDALRPETLLAFEFDGDPLPRDHGGPVRVVTPHKYAYKGAKWVTGVEFHTEPVRGFWEKRGYSVTANPWREERYG from the coding sequence ATGGTCGAGGATCGGACGGAGCTCTACCGGGAGTTCGGCGACGAGCGTCTGCCCCCGGGCCAGCATCGCACGGAGTCGTTTCCCGTACTCTCGAAGGGGAACGTCCCGCGAGTCACCCGCGAGGAGTGGTCGCTCTCGGTGCGCGGCGCCGTCGAGGATCCCGTCACCCTCGACTGGGAGGCGTTCACCGACCTCGGCGTCGAGACGCAGCGACAGGACTTCCACTGCGTGACCGGGTGGAGTCGCTTCGACTGTGCGTTCACCGGAGTGTCGCTCGCCACGGTCGCGGACCACGTCGGCGTCGAGTCGGACGCGGTCCACGTCCGCTTTCACGCCGCCGACGACTACACGACCGACCTCCCGCTCGACGACGCGCTCCGCCCGGAGACGCTTCTCGCCTTCGAGTTCGACGGCGACCCCTTGCCGCGGGACCACGGCGGCCCCGTCCGGGTCGTCACGCCCCACAAGTACGCGTACAAGGGGGCGAAGTGGGTGACGGGCGTCGAGTTTCACACCGAACCGGTTCGGGGGTTCTGGGAGAAGCGTGGCTACTCCGTGACGGCGAACCCCTGGCGCGAGGAACGCTACGGATAG
- a CDS encoding ribbon-helix-helix domain-containing protein has protein sequence MPNVEITVPEHLEMQIAQLIEQGEFVNREEAIQELLSTGLRAYKTSGPIEEEEPGFEDEGMMGHEDEYVF, from the coding sequence ATGCCGAACGTGGAAATAACCGTCCCGGAACATCTGGAGATGCAGATCGCTCAACTGATCGAGCAGGGTGAGTTCGTCAACCGGGAGGAGGCCATCCAGGAACTGCTCTCGACGGGACTGCGGGCGTACAAGACGAGCGGTCCGATCGAGGAGGAAGAGCCCGGGTTCGAGGACGAGGGCATGATGGGTCACGAGGACGAGTACGTGTTCTGA
- a CDS encoding UPF0058 family protein, translating into MHKEELLELHEQMVTIMNYFRSQESVDESIFDPYESLSVDPSHVHKSKSEHKHAVFVLGNALATAMSEDEFSDAGRVGKRMAELAEDAENKL; encoded by the coding sequence ATGCACAAGGAAGAACTCCTCGAACTGCACGAACAGATGGTGACGATCATGAACTACTTCCGGAGCCAGGAGTCGGTCGACGAGAGCATCTTCGACCCGTACGAATCCCTGAGCGTCGACCCCTCGCACGTCCACAAGTCCAAGAGCGAACACAAACACGCGGTGTTCGTCCTCGGCAACGCGCTGGCGACGGCGATGAGCGAGGACGAGTTCTCGGACGCCGGGCGAGTCGGCAAGCGGATGGCCGAACTCGCCGAGGACGCCGAGAACAAGCTGTAA
- a CDS encoding rhomboid family intramembrane serine protease: MLGLPDAATLFRSALLLSALLAVVVVFALDRPRGRWGGRLRSRFVLGVPWGTLVSVGVVLAVYLFVQGGWDHWYAPVTIPFRAWSYFYPLGMVTAGFAHSGPGHLLGNLVGTVVLAPLAEYAWGHFPRKRGSQTFTSPLTDPYVRAFVIFPGAVVAVGLFTAAFAIGPVIGFSGVVFAFAGFALVRYPITAVVAVTAGNGVRTLYAAFRNPTVSASAGPSYSSPWWADIAIQGHAIGLLAGILLGVWVVRRQATERPSAARVAVGVVLFSVAQSLWAVYWYRGGETYVLYRAAGFALVILLATLVAGTVAASARPLVSMPERPDAVRAVPRWRIGATVLLLCTAALAGPAVPVNLMTAQSGDLPGQDDPITVRGYEVTYAEDVPNGMVSVVDVEAFGETTRVNTSGVIVRNRDRGIWMTAVSKGRLDFTGTTRVRLGGVGWRDSVRVQRTGWNAIGGGTVYRVRLSHDGRNVTAYTSPSVRADPVIAGRNVSVEATRTGFRLNVSLGNRSATGPMPAVNETASIGGLEFANAEGRVYAINGATRVRVARRETYE; the protein is encoded by the coding sequence ATGCTCGGCCTCCCGGATGCGGCGACCCTCTTTCGATCCGCGCTCCTCCTCTCGGCGCTTCTCGCCGTGGTCGTCGTCTTCGCGCTTGACCGCCCCCGCGGTCGGTGGGGCGGGCGCCTTCGCTCGCGGTTCGTCCTCGGCGTCCCGTGGGGAACGCTCGTCTCCGTCGGCGTCGTCCTGGCGGTGTATCTGTTCGTTCAGGGGGGATGGGACCACTGGTACGCGCCGGTCACCATCCCCTTCCGGGCGTGGTCGTACTTCTACCCGCTGGGGATGGTGACCGCGGGGTTCGCCCACTCCGGGCCGGGGCATCTGCTCGGTAACCTCGTCGGGACGGTGGTGCTCGCCCCCCTCGCGGAGTACGCGTGGGGACACTTTCCCCGAAAGCGGGGGTCACAGACGTTCACGTCGCCACTCACCGACCCGTACGTGCGGGCGTTCGTGATCTTCCCGGGCGCGGTCGTCGCCGTCGGCCTGTTCACTGCGGCCTTCGCCATCGGCCCCGTCATCGGCTTCTCGGGCGTCGTCTTCGCCTTCGCGGGGTTCGCGCTGGTCCGCTACCCGATCACGGCGGTGGTCGCCGTCACCGCCGGCAACGGCGTTCGGACGCTCTACGCCGCGTTCCGGAACCCCACGGTGTCGGCGAGCGCCGGTCCCTCGTACTCCTCGCCCTGGTGGGCCGACATCGCGATCCAGGGCCACGCCATCGGCCTCCTCGCCGGAATCCTCCTCGGCGTGTGGGTCGTGCGGAGGCAGGCGACGGAGCGGCCCTCGGCCGCCAGGGTCGCCGTCGGCGTCGTCCTGTTCTCCGTCGCCCAGTCGCTGTGGGCGGTGTACTGGTACCGCGGCGGCGAGACGTACGTCCTCTACCGCGCGGCGGGGTTCGCGCTGGTGATCCTGCTCGCGACGCTGGTGGCCGGCACGGTGGCGGCGTCGGCCCGCCCGCTCGTGTCGATGCCCGAGCGCCCGGACGCGGTGCGGGCCGTTCCGCGGTGGCGGATCGGCGCGACGGTCCTGTTGCTCTGTACGGCGGCGCTGGCCGGCCCTGCGGTCCCCGTCAACCTGATGACGGCCCAGTCCGGCGACCTGCCGGGACAGGACGACCCGATCACGGTTCGGGGCTACGAGGTGACCTACGCCGAGGACGTGCCCAACGGGATGGTGTCGGTCGTCGACGTGGAGGCGTTCGGCGAGACGACGCGGGTCAACACGTCGGGGGTGATCGTCAGGAACCGCGACCGCGGCATCTGGATGACCGCCGTCTCGAAGGGCCGACTCGACTTCACGGGGACGACCCGCGTTCGACTCGGCGGCGTCGGCTGGCGGGACTCGGTCCGCGTCCAGCGGACGGGGTGGAACGCCATCGGCGGCGGCACGGTCTACCGGGTCCGACTCTCCCACGACGGCCGGAACGTGACCGCCTACACCTCGCCGTCGGTGCGGGCCGACCCCGTGATCGCCGGGCGCAACGTCTCCGTGGAGGCGACGCGGACGGGCTTCCGACTCAACGTCTCGCTGGGGAATCGGTCGGCTACGGGACCCATGCCCGCGGTCAACGAGACGGCGTCGATCGGTGGCCTGGAGTTCGCCAACGCCGAGGGACGGGTCTACGCGATCAACGGCGCGACGCGAGTCCGGGTGGCGAGACGGGAGACCTACGAGTAG
- a CDS encoding METTL5 family protein has protein sequence MTATKAGLAGQLAVVAGFENPQAALEQYPTPPELAAHVVHVADLNGDIEGRTVLDLGAGTGMFTLGAALRGPDRAVGVEIDRDALDIARENRRRVGTRTEIHWVQADATRAPLCPDGPTTVVMNPPFGAQEGNEHADRAFLATAADVADVSYSVHNAGSREFVEAFAADNGGEVTHAFAAQFDLDRQFDHHAADRREIDTEVFRIEWD, from the coding sequence ATGACGGCGACGAAGGCCGGACTCGCCGGGCAGTTGGCGGTCGTCGCCGGCTTCGAGAACCCGCAGGCCGCCCTCGAACAGTACCCGACACCGCCGGAACTGGCCGCGCACGTCGTCCACGTGGCGGACCTCAACGGCGACATCGAGGGGCGAACCGTCCTCGACCTCGGCGCGGGGACGGGCATGTTCACGCTCGGGGCGGCGCTGCGCGGCCCCGACCGCGCGGTCGGCGTGGAGATCGACCGCGACGCCCTCGACATCGCCCGCGAGAACCGACGGCGGGTCGGGACGCGCACGGAGATTCACTGGGTGCAGGCCGACGCCACCCGCGCGCCGCTGTGTCCGGACGGCCCCACGACGGTCGTCATGAACCCGCCTTTCGGCGCACAGGAGGGGAACGAACACGCAGACCGCGCCTTTCTGGCGACCGCCGCGGACGTCGCCGACGTCTCCTACTCGGTCCACAACGCCGGCAGCCGGGAGTTCGTCGAGGCCTTCGCCGCCGACAACGGCGGCGAGGTGACTCACGCCTTCGCGGCGCAGTTCGACCTCGACCGCCAGTTCGACCACCACGCCGCCGACAGACGGGAGATCGACACGGAAGTGTTCCGGATCGAGTGGGACTGA
- a CDS encoding thermonuclease family protein, producing MFRRDRLLPVLLAAVLLSAGCVSVTPSVDVETAAESTATPESGTTVRVTDVVDGDTVDVRFPGGRTDTVRLLGVDTPEVHVETDPAEFEGVPDTEAGRTCLRRHGEAATAFATDRLADRRVTLRFDDAAGRRGGYDRLLAYVIVDGESFNAALLERGHARLYDSSFRERERYAALERTARTERRGLWSCVA from the coding sequence GTGTTCCGACGCGACCGCTTGCTTCCCGTCCTGCTGGCCGCCGTCCTCCTGAGCGCCGGCTGCGTGAGCGTGACGCCCAGTGTCGACGTGGAGACGGCGGCCGAGTCGACGGCGACGCCCGAGAGCGGCACGACGGTCCGCGTGACCGACGTCGTCGACGGTGACACGGTCGACGTCCGATTCCCGGGCGGTCGGACGGACACGGTGCGGTTGCTGGGCGTCGACACGCCGGAGGTCCACGTCGAGACCGACCCCGCGGAGTTCGAGGGGGTGCCCGACACCGAGGCGGGGCGGACCTGCCTCCGGCGGCACGGGGAGGCGGCGACTGCCTTCGCGACCGACCGCCTCGCCGACCGGCGCGTGACGCTTCGCTTCGACGACGCCGCCGGCCGGCGCGGCGGCTACGACCGACTGCTCGCCTACGTCATCGTCGACGGCGAGTCGTTCAACGCGGCGTTGCTCGAACGGGGACACGCCCGGCTCTACGACTCGTCGTTCCGTGAACGGGAGCGATACGCCGCGCTCGAACGCACGGCCAGAACCGAGCGGCGTGGCCTCTGGTCGTGTGTGGCCTGA